The following proteins come from a genomic window of Alnus glutinosa chromosome 10, dhAlnGlut1.1, whole genome shotgun sequence:
- the LOC133879452 gene encoding serine carboxypeptidase-like 40 isoform X3 produces the protein MESKPFCWVLLAFFILSCFVGQTHGRMKEQGLHHLYKAISKPNFGLNTSLFQAADLVVDQTNVLPQQGLKERDWIKAWPGQPPVKFSQYGGYVTVNKIAGRALYYYLAEAQQYKDTLPLLLWLNGGPGCSSLAYGAMQELGPFRVLSDGKTLFKNNFSWNYAANVLFLESPAGVGYSYSNTTSDYDKMGDRITAADNYLFLVNWLERFPEYKNRPFYISGESYAGHYVPQLAHTILHHNKKANRTIINLKGIIILNFDPCSNYYVYAYLNRPDVQAAIHANVTKLTHDWEPCSDIIRNWLDSPSTIIPLLQEFMANGLRVWVFSGDTDGRVPVTSTKYSLDKLKLPVKTDWHPWFLMGEVGGYTEVYEGDLTFATVRDAGHQVPSFQPARGLSLIKHFLDGTPLPNTKRS, from the exons ATGGAAAGTAAGCCtttttgttgggttcttttAGCCTTTTTCATTCTCTCATGCTTTGTGGGTCAAACTCATGGGAGGATGAAAGAACAAGGGTTACACCATCTCTACAAGGCCATTTCGAAGCCAAATTTTGGTCTCAACACAAGTCTTTTTCAGGCAGCTGACCTTGTCGTCGATCAAACTAATGTTCTTCCTCAGCAAGgcttgaaagagagagattggaTTAAGGCATGGCCGGGACAACCCCCCGTGAAATTCTCTCAGTACGGTGGTTACGTCACCGTGAATAAAATCGCCGGTCGCGCGCTCTATTACTACCTCGCGGAAGCTCAGCAGTATAAGGATACAttgcctcttcttctttggctcaATGGag GCCCAGGTTGTTCATCTCTTGCATATGGAGCAATGCAAGAGCTAGGTCCATTTCGTGTGCTTAGCGAtggcaaaacacttttcaaaaataatttttcttggaATTATG CTGCTAATGTTCTGTTCCTTGAGTCACCTGCTGGGGTAGGATATTCTTACTCCAATACGACATCGGATTATGATAAAATGGGGGACAGAATTACCGCAGCagataattatttgtttttggtgAATTGGCTAGAGAGATTTCCTGAGTACAAGAATCGTCCTTTTTATATTTCTGGAGAAAGTTATGCTGGGCATTATGTTCCTCAACTTGCACACACCATTCTTCATCACAACAAGAAGGCTAATAGGACCATTATCAACCTCAAGGGAATCAtt ATACTAAATTTTGATCCATGTAGCAACTATTATGTGTATGCTTATCTGAACCGGCCTGATGTTCAAGCAGCCATTCATGCCAATGTAACTAAACTTACACATGACTGGGAGCCATGCAGTGATATCATTCGTAACTGGTTAGATAGCCCTTCAACCATCATTCCCCTTCTTCAGGAGTTCATGGCCAATGGTCTCAGAGTTTGGGTTTTTAG CGGCGACACTGATGGAAGGGTTCCTGTTACTTCAACAAAGTACTCTCTAGACAAATTGAAGCTTCCTGTGAAGACTGATTGGCATCCTTGGTTCCTCATGGGAGAG GTTGGTGGGTACACAGAAGTGTATGAGGGAGACCTAACATTTGCGACAGTGAGAGACGCAGGGCATCAAGTGCCAAGCTTCCAGCCAGCCAGAGGACTTTCTTTGATCAAGCACTTCCTTGATGGCACACCTCTTCCAAACACTAAAAGATCCTAA
- the LOC133879452 gene encoding serine carboxypeptidase-like 40 isoform X1, whose protein sequence is MESKPFCWVLLAFFILSCFVGQTHGRMKEQGLHHLYKAISKPNFGLNTSLFQAADLVVDQTNVLPQQGLKERDWIKAWPGQPPVKFSQYGGYVTVNKIAGRALYYYLAEAQQYKDTLPLLLWLNGGPGCSSLAYGAMQELGPFRVLSDGKTLFKNNFSWNYAANVLFLESPAGVGYSYSNTTSDYDKMGDRITAADNYLFLVNWLERFPEYKNRPFYISGESYAGHYVPQLAHTILHHNKKANRTIINLKGIIIGNAIINDETDERGMYDYFATHALVPDRLVSQIQKYCDFSPKAGNQSSECYAATNALNIGNINIYNIYAPLCFSTNVTARPKKASILNFDPCSNYYVYAYLNRPDVQAAIHANVTKLTHDWEPCSDIIRNWLDSPSTIIPLLQEFMANGLRVWVFSGDTDGRVPVTSTKYSLDKLKLPVKTDWHPWFLMGEVGGYTEVYEGDLTFATVRDAGHQVPSFQPARGLSLIKHFLDGTPLPNTKRS, encoded by the exons ATGGAAAGTAAGCCtttttgttgggttcttttAGCCTTTTTCATTCTCTCATGCTTTGTGGGTCAAACTCATGGGAGGATGAAAGAACAAGGGTTACACCATCTCTACAAGGCCATTTCGAAGCCAAATTTTGGTCTCAACACAAGTCTTTTTCAGGCAGCTGACCTTGTCGTCGATCAAACTAATGTTCTTCCTCAGCAAGgcttgaaagagagagattggaTTAAGGCATGGCCGGGACAACCCCCCGTGAAATTCTCTCAGTACGGTGGTTACGTCACCGTGAATAAAATCGCCGGTCGCGCGCTCTATTACTACCTCGCGGAAGCTCAGCAGTATAAGGATACAttgcctcttcttctttggctcaATGGag GCCCAGGTTGTTCATCTCTTGCATATGGAGCAATGCAAGAGCTAGGTCCATTTCGTGTGCTTAGCGAtggcaaaacacttttcaaaaataatttttcttggaATTATG CTGCTAATGTTCTGTTCCTTGAGTCACCTGCTGGGGTAGGATATTCTTACTCCAATACGACATCGGATTATGATAAAATGGGGGACAGAATTACCGCAGCagataattatttgtttttggtgAATTGGCTAGAGAGATTTCCTGAGTACAAGAATCGTCCTTTTTATATTTCTGGAGAAAGTTATGCTGGGCATTATGTTCCTCAACTTGCACACACCATTCTTCATCACAACAAGAAGGCTAATAGGACCATTATCAACCTCAAGGGAATCAtt ATTGGAAATGCAATAATCAATGATGAAACAGATGAACGAGGAATGTATGATTACTTTGCAACACATGCACTTGTTCCGGACAGACTTGTGtctcaaatacaaaaatactgTGATTTCTCACCCAAAGCTGGCAATCAGTCAAGTGAGTGCTATGCAGCCACTAATGCCCTGAATATTGGCAACATTAATATCTACAACATCTATGCTCCCCTCTGTTTTTCTACCAATGTCACAGCCCGGCCCAAAAAAGCTTCT ATACTAAATTTTGATCCATGTAGCAACTATTATGTGTATGCTTATCTGAACCGGCCTGATGTTCAAGCAGCCATTCATGCCAATGTAACTAAACTTACACATGACTGGGAGCCATGCAGTGATATCATTCGTAACTGGTTAGATAGCCCTTCAACCATCATTCCCCTTCTTCAGGAGTTCATGGCCAATGGTCTCAGAGTTTGGGTTTTTAG CGGCGACACTGATGGAAGGGTTCCTGTTACTTCAACAAAGTACTCTCTAGACAAATTGAAGCTTCCTGTGAAGACTGATTGGCATCCTTGGTTCCTCATGGGAGAG GTTGGTGGGTACACAGAAGTGTATGAGGGAGACCTAACATTTGCGACAGTGAGAGACGCAGGGCATCAAGTGCCAAGCTTCCAGCCAGCCAGAGGACTTTCTTTGATCAAGCACTTCCTTGATGGCACACCTCTTCCAAACACTAAAAGATCCTAA
- the LOC133879452 gene encoding serine carboxypeptidase-like 40 isoform X2, translating into MESKPFCWVLLAFFILSCFVGQTHGRMKEQGLHHLYKAISKPNFGLNTSLFQAADLVVDQTNVLPQQGLKERDWIKAWPGQPPVKFSQYGGYVTVNKIAGRALYYYLAEAQQYKDTLPLLLWLNGAANVLFLESPAGVGYSYSNTTSDYDKMGDRITAADNYLFLVNWLERFPEYKNRPFYISGESYAGHYVPQLAHTILHHNKKANRTIINLKGIIIGNAIINDETDERGMYDYFATHALVPDRLVSQIQKYCDFSPKAGNQSSECYAATNALNIGNINIYNIYAPLCFSTNVTARPKKASILNFDPCSNYYVYAYLNRPDVQAAIHANVTKLTHDWEPCSDIIRNWLDSPSTIIPLLQEFMANGLRVWVFSGDTDGRVPVTSTKYSLDKLKLPVKTDWHPWFLMGEVGGYTEVYEGDLTFATVRDAGHQVPSFQPARGLSLIKHFLDGTPLPNTKRS; encoded by the exons ATGGAAAGTAAGCCtttttgttgggttcttttAGCCTTTTTCATTCTCTCATGCTTTGTGGGTCAAACTCATGGGAGGATGAAAGAACAAGGGTTACACCATCTCTACAAGGCCATTTCGAAGCCAAATTTTGGTCTCAACACAAGTCTTTTTCAGGCAGCTGACCTTGTCGTCGATCAAACTAATGTTCTTCCTCAGCAAGgcttgaaagagagagattggaTTAAGGCATGGCCGGGACAACCCCCCGTGAAATTCTCTCAGTACGGTGGTTACGTCACCGTGAATAAAATCGCCGGTCGCGCGCTCTATTACTACCTCGCGGAAGCTCAGCAGTATAAGGATACAttgcctcttcttctttggctcaATGGag CTGCTAATGTTCTGTTCCTTGAGTCACCTGCTGGGGTAGGATATTCTTACTCCAATACGACATCGGATTATGATAAAATGGGGGACAGAATTACCGCAGCagataattatttgtttttggtgAATTGGCTAGAGAGATTTCCTGAGTACAAGAATCGTCCTTTTTATATTTCTGGAGAAAGTTATGCTGGGCATTATGTTCCTCAACTTGCACACACCATTCTTCATCACAACAAGAAGGCTAATAGGACCATTATCAACCTCAAGGGAATCAtt ATTGGAAATGCAATAATCAATGATGAAACAGATGAACGAGGAATGTATGATTACTTTGCAACACATGCACTTGTTCCGGACAGACTTGTGtctcaaatacaaaaatactgTGATTTCTCACCCAAAGCTGGCAATCAGTCAAGTGAGTGCTATGCAGCCACTAATGCCCTGAATATTGGCAACATTAATATCTACAACATCTATGCTCCCCTCTGTTTTTCTACCAATGTCACAGCCCGGCCCAAAAAAGCTTCT ATACTAAATTTTGATCCATGTAGCAACTATTATGTGTATGCTTATCTGAACCGGCCTGATGTTCAAGCAGCCATTCATGCCAATGTAACTAAACTTACACATGACTGGGAGCCATGCAGTGATATCATTCGTAACTGGTTAGATAGCCCTTCAACCATCATTCCCCTTCTTCAGGAGTTCATGGCCAATGGTCTCAGAGTTTGGGTTTTTAG CGGCGACACTGATGGAAGGGTTCCTGTTACTTCAACAAAGTACTCTCTAGACAAATTGAAGCTTCCTGTGAAGACTGATTGGCATCCTTGGTTCCTCATGGGAGAG GTTGGTGGGTACACAGAAGTGTATGAGGGAGACCTAACATTTGCGACAGTGAGAGACGCAGGGCATCAAGTGCCAAGCTTCCAGCCAGCCAGAGGACTTTCTTTGATCAAGCACTTCCTTGATGGCACACCTCTTCCAAACACTAAAAGATCCTAA